The Methanofollis sp. UBA420 genome contains a region encoding:
- a CDS encoding TIGR04013 family B12-binding domain/radical SAM domain-containing protein encodes MQVNWREITAAKNTFAALYAACEAEGITLRLSGGPEGDVTCYSLNSINAPHFQDEIASAPCITIVGGPHAAACPAEVARYADYVVTGEGEHTLPRLLRAIKAGETGPVPGVATKAGICPPDHTVFLPAYPPFSQFKGYIEISRGCPFGCAYCQTPRIFGRRMRHRPVEEIARYAARFRDARFVTPNALAYGSDDGIHPRLDRVERLFRALHKNQIYFGTFPSEVRPEFVTDESLDLISAHCANRRLHFGAQSGSDRVLGLLRRGHTVADVEHALDLCRDHGFMPVVDFIVGLPCEEDEDELATLALIREVTRRGQAHVHLFIPLPGTPMANLRPRWLLSETQRDLGRLALNGKISGSWDDPERRFYRNR; translated from the coding sequence ATGCAGGTGAACTGGCGGGAGATCACCGCAGCCAAGAACACCTTTGCCGCCCTCTATGCGGCCTGCGAGGCAGAGGGGATCACCCTGCGGCTGTCGGGCGGGCCCGAAGGCGACGTGACCTGCTACAGTCTCAATTCCATCAATGCCCCGCACTTCCAGGACGAGATTGCATCGGCGCCCTGCATCACCATCGTCGGCGGCCCCCATGCGGCGGCATGCCCTGCGGAGGTGGCGAGGTACGCCGACTATGTCGTCACCGGCGAGGGTGAGCACACCCTCCCGAGGCTCCTTCGGGCGATCAAGGCCGGTGAGACCGGCCCGGTGCCAGGCGTGGCCACAAAGGCGGGCATCTGCCCGCCCGACCATACGGTCTTTCTCCCCGCGTATCCCCCCTTCTCGCAGTTCAAAGGATACATCGAGATCTCCCGCGGCTGCCCCTTCGGGTGCGCGTACTGCCAGACCCCCCGGATCTTCGGGAGGCGGATGCGCCATCGGCCCGTGGAGGAGATCGCCCGGTATGCGGCACGGTTCAGGGACGCCCGTTTCGTCACCCCGAACGCCCTTGCCTACGGCTCTGACGACGGCATCCACCCGCGCCTCGACCGCGTTGAACGCCTGTTTCGTGCGCTCCACAAAAACCAGATCTATTTCGGGACCTTTCCCTCGGAGGTGCGCCCCGAGTTCGTCACCGACGAGTCTCTCGACCTGATCTCGGCGCACTGCGCAAACCGCCGCCTCCACTTCGGGGCCCAGTCGGGAAGCGACAGGGTGCTCGGCCTCCTGCGCCGGGGACATACCGTCGCCGACGTCGAGCATGCCCTCGACCTCTGCCGTGACCATGGCTTCATGCCCGTGGTCGACTTCATCGTCGGCCTCCCGTGCGAGGAGGACGAAGACGAACTGGCGACCCTCGCTCTCATCCGCGAGGTCACGCGCCGTGGGCAGGCCCATGTCCATCTCTTTATACCGCTGCCCGGGACGCCGATGGCAAACCTGAGGCCAAGATGGCTTCTTTCGGAGACGCAACGCGATCTTGGTCGCCTTGCACTAAATGGGAAAATTTCTGGCTCCTGGGACGATCCTGAGAGAAGATTTTATAGGAACCGTTAG
- a CDS encoding DUF126 domain-containing protein, with amino-acid sequence MIINGRGIARGTATGRLLVSPAPLSFLSGVDPESGVIIEEGHPLKGESIAGTVFAFPFGKGSTVGSYVMYALARNGKAPAAIINEEAEPIIVTGAIIAHIPMVDRLETGLSGLPGGETVTVDGEAGTVSWEA; translated from the coding sequence GTGATAATCAATGGAAGAGGCATTGCTCGGGGAACTGCGACCGGGAGGTTGCTCGTTTCCCCGGCACCACTGTCATTTCTCTCAGGGGTTGACCCTGAGAGCGGCGTGATCATCGAAGAAGGCCATCCTCTCAAGGGCGAATCGATTGCGGGGACGGTCTTTGCATTTCCCTTCGGGAAGGGTTCGACTGTTGGGTCCTATGTGATGTACGCCCTCGCACGGAACGGGAAGGCGCCGGCCGCCATCATCAACGAGGAGGCCGAACCGATCATCGTCACCGGCGCGATCATCGCCCATATCCCGATGGTCGACCGCCTCGAAACCGGGCTCTCGGGCCTGCCTGGAGGAGAGACCGTGACGGTGGACGGAGAGGCGGGGACGGTCTCATGGGAGGCATGA
- a CDS encoding proteasome-activating nucleotidase: MEDSVIGVNNDNNLYKLQVQEMKAKVLDLKMQNELLQKEVNQLRRENNQLKRVPLFVAAVVDKLGDGEVYLRQQGNNQEYITRVNPELYDGMSVGMKVAVNNALSIVKPIGTTYDSRVRVMELEEAPSVTFEQIGGLKEEIEEVREAVEYPLTRPEIFEKVGVEPPKGILLYGPPGTGKTLIAKAVAHNAHAEFIRMSGSELVHKFIGEGAQLVRELFDFAREHAPAIVFIDEIDAIASQRTNDGTSGSAEVQRTLMQLLAEMDGFNNRGNIRIMAATNRVDMLDPAILRPGRFDRIIEVPVPDADSRREIFKIHTGKMSLDNVNLEALVPLAEGMTGAEIQAVCREAGMRAVRRNAVAVEHNDFLEAIRKVSRKENAGDLRMYI; this comes from the coding sequence ATGGAAGACTCTGTGATTGGCGTCAACAATGACAATAATCTGTATAAACTCCAGGTCCAGGAAATGAAGGCGAAGGTCCTGGACCTGAAGATGCAGAACGAGTTGCTCCAGAAAGAGGTCAACCAGCTGCGGCGGGAAAACAACCAGCTCAAGCGGGTCCCGCTCTTTGTTGCAGCTGTTGTTGACAAACTCGGTGACGGCGAGGTCTATCTCAGGCAGCAGGGAAACAACCAGGAATACATCACACGGGTCAACCCCGAACTCTATGACGGGATGAGTGTGGGCATGAAGGTTGCCGTGAACAATGCTCTTTCCATTGTGAAGCCCATCGGCACAACCTACGACTCCCGTGTCAGGGTTATGGAGCTTGAAGAAGCGCCGAGCGTCACCTTCGAACAGATCGGCGGGCTGAAAGAAGAGATCGAAGAGGTCCGCGAGGCGGTCGAGTACCCGCTCACCAGGCCCGAGATCTTCGAAAAAGTCGGCGTCGAACCCCCGAAGGGTATCCTGCTGTACGGCCCGCCCGGCACGGGGAAGACCCTCATTGCCAAGGCCGTGGCGCACAATGCCCATGCCGAGTTCATCAGGATGTCGGGCTCGGAACTCGTCCACAAGTTCATCGGCGAAGGGGCGCAGCTGGTGCGGGAACTCTTCGACTTCGCGCGCGAGCACGCCCCGGCAATCGTCTTCATCGACGAGATCGACGCGATCGCGAGCCAGCGTACAAACGACGGCACCTCGGGGAGCGCCGAGGTCCAGCGGACCCTGATGCAACTCCTTGCCGAGATGGACGGCTTCAACAACCGCGGCAATATCAGGATCATGGCGGCCACAAACCGCGTCGACATGCTCGACCCGGCGATTCTCCGGCCCGGCCGTTTCGACCGGATCATCGAGGTCCCGGTCCCTGACGCCGACTCGCGCCGGGAGATCTTCAAGATCCACACCGGGAAGATGAGCCTTGACAATGTCAACCTGGAAGCGCTTGTCCCCCTCGCCGAGGGTATGACAGGCGCCGAGATCCAGGCGGTCTGCCGCGAAGCCGGTATGCGGGCGGTCCGCAGGAATGCCGTGGCCGTGGAGCACAATGACTTCCTTGAGGCTATCCGGAAGGTCAGCCGCAAGGAAAACGCAGGCGATCTCCGGATGTACATCTGA
- a CDS encoding DUF5804 family protein: MRLLLIPHEGVDLNNTFFASETSREILRFYRPEKRPYGMSIRVVSLGAALSLAAELRWYLRRYVALTLFEMAPGYSCTLAYAHAIEQRAVDPDQPPDHRFFIGFPDGRPVITEGPDGTLEVWALPGEVIRVR; this comes from the coding sequence ATGCGCCTGCTCCTCATCCCGCATGAGGGAGTCGACCTCAACAATACCTTTTTTGCATCAGAGACAAGCCGCGAGATTCTCAGGTTCTACCGCCCCGAAAAAAGGCCGTACGGTATGTCCATCAGGGTCGTATCCCTTGGTGCGGCCCTTTCCCTTGCCGCAGAACTGAGGTGGTACCTCAGACGGTACGTTGCACTCACTCTCTTCGAGATGGCACCGGGCTATTCCTGCACCCTCGCCTACGCCCATGCGATTGAGCAGAGGGCGGTCGACCCGGACCAACCGCCGGACCACCGTTTCTTCATCGGCTTTCCCGATGGTCGCCCCGTAATCACCGAGGGACCGGACGGCACCCTTGAGGTGTGGGCGCTTCCCGGCGAGGTGATCCGGGTCAGGTAA
- a CDS encoding proteasome-activating nucleotidase → MGDSGCDSPDPQNSEELCKYLLERISNLENRNLELRERMRQMESEKRYVETQKIRYEREMRKLRSEIEQLRSPPLIVGEILDIIDNNRVVVRSSAGPRFLVRVSQFIEPKDLKAGSRCTLNQQSLALIEVLPNTYDPQVYGMELEDRPEERYSDIGGLEPQILEVKEAVELPLTKPELFETVGITPPKGVLLYGPPGTGKTLLARAVAHETNAHFLHVVGSELVQKYIGEGARLVRELFDLAREKAPTILFIDEIDAVGTHRTESVTSGDREVQRTLMQLLAGMDGFEARGDVKIIGATNRIDILDPALLRPGRFDRIIEIPLPDIEGRLSILKIHTKGMNLAENVDLTGIACQTEGRNGADLRAICMEAGMFAIREERTSVTNEDFGRALQKFMADFERQPLRNTVGEMFA, encoded by the coding sequence ATGGGGGACAGCGGCTGTGATTCACCCGACCCGCAGAACAGCGAAGAACTCTGCAAGTACCTGCTCGAACGGATCTCCAACCTGGAAAACCGCAACCTGGAGCTCAGGGAGCGGATGCGCCAGATGGAGTCTGAGAAGCGGTATGTGGAGACGCAGAAGATCCGCTACGAGCGGGAAATGCGGAAATTACGGAGTGAGATCGAACAACTCAGAAGTCCGCCTCTCATTGTCGGTGAGATACTCGACATCATCGACAACAACCGCGTCGTGGTCAGGAGCAGTGCAGGCCCGCGTTTCCTTGTCCGGGTATCCCAGTTCATAGAACCGAAGGACCTGAAGGCAGGGAGCAGGTGCACCCTCAACCAGCAGTCCCTTGCCCTGATCGAGGTGCTCCCGAACACCTACGACCCGCAGGTCTACGGGATGGAACTGGAAGACCGGCCTGAAGAGCGTTACTCCGATATCGGCGGGCTGGAGCCGCAGATCCTGGAGGTGAAGGAGGCTGTCGAACTCCCGCTCACAAAGCCCGAACTCTTCGAAACGGTGGGGATCACCCCGCCAAAGGGCGTCCTGCTGTACGGGCCGCCGGGGACAGGCAAGACCCTGCTCGCCCGTGCCGTCGCCCACGAGACGAACGCCCACTTCCTCCATGTCGTCGGCTCCGAACTCGTGCAGAAGTATATCGGCGAAGGGGCACGCCTGGTCCGGGAACTCTTCGACCTCGCACGCGAGAAGGCGCCGACGATCCTCTTCATCGACGAGATCGACGCCGTCGGGACGCACCGGACGGAGTCTGTCACCTCGGGTGACCGGGAGGTTCAGCGGACCCTGATGCAACTCCTGGCAGGGATGGACGGTTTCGAGGCACGGGGCGACGTGAAGATCATCGGGGCGACGAACAGGATCGATATCCTCGACCCCGCCCTCCTCAGGCCGGGCCGTTTCGACCGGATCATCGAGATACCGCTCCCCGACATCGAGGGACGTCTCTCGATCCTGAAGATCCACACAAAGGGCATGAACCTGGCAGAGAACGTCGACCTCACCGGGATCGCCTGCCAGACCGAGGGGAGGAACGGTGCCGACCTCCGTGCGATCTGCATGGAGGCCGGGATGTTCGCGATCCGGGAGGAGCGGACATCCGTCACCAACGAAGACTTCGGGCGGGCGCTCCAGAAGTTCATGGCCGACTTCGAACGTCAGCCCCTGAGAAATACAGTCGGCGAGATGTTCGCCTGA
- a CDS encoding multiprotein bridging factor aMBF1, with protein sequence MQCELCGAIIKGAPKRVRIEGAVLQVCPKCATLGVEVAQPRPVESKRKTVAATPGAPQRRGRDVFDLMVGEIVEDFGERIKSARLEKNWTQKDLANEIKEREILIRKIEKGDLIPEDEVRIKLEKVLGISLLDVSDEEVRRQKGGRLATTLGDIIKIKRE encoded by the coding sequence ATGCAGTGCGAATTATGTGGGGCTATAATAAAGGGCGCCCCGAAAAGAGTGCGGATCGAGGGTGCGGTACTTCAGGTGTGCCCGAAGTGTGCGACCCTCGGAGTGGAGGTGGCACAGCCACGGCCTGTCGAATCGAAACGGAAAACCGTCGCTGCTACACCGGGCGCCCCTCAGCGCCGGGGCCGTGACGTCTTCGACCTGATGGTCGGAGAGATAGTCGAGGACTTTGGCGAACGGATCAAGAGTGCCCGTCTGGAGAAGAACTGGACCCAGAAGGACCTTGCCAACGAGATCAAGGAACGTGAGATCCTAATCAGGAAGATCGAGAAGGGCGACCTGATCCCTGAAGACGAGGTGCGGATCAAGCTCGAGAAAGTGCTCGGCATCTCTCTCCTCGATGTCTCGGACGAGGAGGTGAGGAGACAGAAGGGGGGCAGGCTTGCGACGACTCTCGGCGATATCATCAAGATCAAGAGGGAGTAG
- the tpiA gene encoding triose-phosphate isomerase, with protein sequence MATPLILVNLKAYTEGMGERAATIAAAAATVSGESGIVIGVAPAFTDLAAIASRFSIPVYAQHIDGVSPGAYTGHVTAAQVKAVGATGTLINHSERRLTLADIDASLSAARSAGLKTVICTNNETTTAAAAALAPDYVAIEPPELIGTGVSVSRADPGIIERSVAAVRAVNPQVKVLTGAGISTGECVKIALELGTDGVLLASSVVKAKDPAAVLRNLVSLI encoded by the coding sequence ATGGCGACACCCCTGATCCTCGTCAACCTGAAGGCATATACGGAGGGCATGGGCGAGAGGGCCGCAACCATTGCCGCAGCCGCCGCAACGGTCAGCGGGGAGAGCGGCATCGTGATCGGTGTCGCCCCGGCCTTTACCGATCTTGCGGCGATCGCGTCCAGGTTCAGCATCCCCGTCTATGCCCAGCACATCGACGGCGTCTCTCCCGGGGCTTATACCGGCCATGTAACCGCCGCACAGGTGAAGGCGGTCGGGGCGACGGGTACGCTCATCAACCACTCGGAGAGGCGTCTCACGCTCGCCGATATCGATGCCAGTCTCTCTGCAGCACGGAGTGCAGGGCTCAAGACCGTGATCTGCACGAACAATGAGACGACGACCGCTGCAGCAGCGGCCCTTGCCCCGGATTATGTCGCCATTGAGCCCCCGGAACTGATCGGGACGGGCGTCTCTGTCTCCAGGGCCGATCCCGGCATCATCGAGCGCTCGGTAGCGGCGGTGCGGGCGGTCAACCCGCAGGTGAAGGTGCTCACCGGCGCCGGGATCAGCACGGGCGAGTGCGTAAAAATCGCGCTGGAACTCGGGACCGACGGTGTCCTTCTCGCCTCCTCGGTCGTGAAGGCAAAGGACCCTGCCGCCGTCCTCAGAAACCTTGTCTCCTTAATCTAA
- a CDS encoding CBS domain-containing protein: MYIPTPAELRAKRIMLGLRQADVARKAGISQSMVARIESGTVDPRVSTLRKIVQVLKVAENPSITAGSVMHAPVHAVTPDDAITTAVAIMEEEDVSQLPVIENGFPIGCISESAIVNTIEQIGIARAHTRKVKDFMESSFPTVPPDADVETVVHLLQQHHAVLVLGGGKVQGVITKHDLITLIG, from the coding sequence ATGTATATTCCCACCCCCGCGGAACTGAGGGCCAAGAGGATCATGCTCGGCCTCCGCCAGGCCGATGTCGCACGAAAAGCAGGCATTTCCCAGTCCATGGTGGCCAGGATCGAGTCGGGCACCGTCGACCCGAGGGTGAGCACCCTCAGGAAGATTGTCCAGGTGCTGAAAGTTGCAGAAAATCCCTCGATCACCGCGGGATCGGTGATGCACGCCCCTGTCCATGCCGTCACCCCTGACGACGCGATCACGACCGCCGTCGCGATCATGGAGGAGGAAGACGTCTCCCAGTTGCCGGTGATCGAGAACGGCTTTCCCATCGGGTGCATCTCGGAGTCGGCGATTGTCAATACCATCGAGCAGATCGGGATCGCTCGGGCGCATACACGAAAAGTGAAGGACTTTATGGAGTCCAGTTTTCCGACTGTCCCCCCAGACGCCGATGTAGAGACGGTGGTCCACCTGCTCCAGCAGCACCATGCCGTTCTTGTCCTTGGCGGGGGAAAGGTTCAGGGCGTGATCACAAAGCACGACCTGATCACTCTTATCGGTTAG
- a CDS encoding TIGR00296 family protein, producing MFALTSEEGGIAVRLARDALEKSLQGEEFTLPPLPRIFSEKRGVFVTLTRDGSLRGCIGLPYPVMPLAEGIVHAALSAALEDPRFPHLQAAELPQVRVEVTVLTAPEPLACLPEERAGHVEVGRHGLILADHDRRGLLLPQVATEYGWDAEEFLDHTCIKAGLSPGCWKRADVEVATFEGQIFHEEGA from the coding sequence ATGTTTGCGCTGACCAGTGAAGAGGGCGGGATCGCGGTGCGCCTCGCACGCGACGCCCTCGAAAAGAGCCTTCAGGGTGAGGAGTTCACCCTGCCGCCACTGCCCCGGATATTCTCTGAGAAAAGGGGCGTATTCGTCACTCTTACCCGGGACGGCTCCTTACGCGGGTGCATCGGCCTTCCGTACCCGGTCATGCCCCTGGCTGAGGGGATCGTCCACGCGGCACTCTCCGCCGCCCTTGAAGACCCGCGCTTTCCGCATTTACAGGCTGCCGAACTCCCACAGGTCAGGGTCGAGGTCACCGTCCTCACAGCCCCCGAACCTCTCGCCTGCCTGCCCGAGGAGCGGGCCGGCCACGTGGAGGTCGGGCGGCACGGACTGATCCTCGCCGACCATGACAGGAGAGGACTTCTCCTCCCGCAGGTCGCGACCGAATACGGCTGGGACGCGGAGGAGTTCCTCGACCACACCTGCATCAAGGCAGGTCTCTCGCCAGGTTGCTGGAAGAGGGCCGACGTCGAGGTCGCCACCTTCGAAGGGCAGATTTTCCATGAGGAGGGAGCGTAA
- the tgtA gene encoding tRNA guanosine(15) transglycosylase TgtA has protein sequence MGISFEILQKDIAARAGRLKVGEKTIRTPALLPVVNPHLPLVTPREMQEMGVEAIITNAYIFSKSAEYREKALSEGLHKVLDFDGVIMTDSGSFQLMVYGGVEITNLETVSFQKAIGSDIIVPLDIPTTPDADRERAEKELAITLDRIREAREHLGPDAQMAGPVQGALFPDLRERSARAVQEIGFDFCPVGAVVPLMENYRYKDLVDVVLGAKKGLSPSTCVHLFGAGHPSMLALGAAMGCDIFDSAAYALFAKDGRYLTTYGSLKIDELSELPCPCQVCRSHTAEELKKSPDRVRLLALHNLYVTLAEIARIRQAITDGTLWELLDLRCRSHPRLLEGYREFLRQAQDLEEQDNVSKRRFFYQGSESCMRTEVVRYHAMVERFTLGPRVLVAMAGKAPGDYDDILFFKPPFGPYPEGLSETFPIGQSEIPSWDEDMMRAGCRGIARLIETHPESTVSVLCPVEWAAFVRGELPGVEVLNADTV, from the coding sequence ATGGGAATATCCTTTGAGATCCTCCAGAAGGACATCGCCGCCCGCGCCGGCAGGCTGAAAGTGGGGGAGAAGACCATCAGGACACCGGCCCTCCTCCCTGTCGTCAACCCGCACCTCCCCCTCGTCACGCCGCGGGAGATGCAGGAGATGGGGGTCGAGGCGATCATCACCAACGCCTACATCTTCTCGAAGAGCGCCGAGTACCGGGAGAAGGCCCTCTCCGAGGGCCTGCACAAGGTCCTCGACTTCGACGGCGTCATCATGACCGACTCTGGCTCATTCCAGTTGATGGTCTACGGCGGCGTCGAGATCACAAACCTGGAGACGGTCAGCTTCCAGAAGGCGATCGGGTCTGACATCATCGTGCCCCTCGACATCCCGACGACGCCCGACGCCGACCGCGAGCGTGCGGAGAAGGAACTCGCCATCACCCTAGACCGGATCCGCGAGGCCAGGGAGCACCTCGGCCCTGACGCACAGATGGCCGGACCCGTCCAGGGTGCCCTCTTCCCCGACCTGCGGGAGAGGTCGGCCAGGGCCGTCCAGGAGATCGGCTTCGACTTCTGCCCTGTCGGCGCCGTCGTGCCCCTGATGGAGAACTACCGGTACAAGGACCTCGTCGACGTCGTCCTCGGCGCGAAGAAGGGCCTCTCCCCCTCGACCTGCGTCCACCTCTTCGGCGCTGGCCACCCCTCCATGCTCGCCCTAGGTGCGGCGATGGGCTGCGACATCTTCGACTCCGCGGCCTACGCCCTCTTTGCGAAGGACGGCCGGTACCTCACCACCTACGGGAGCCTGAAGATCGACGAACTCTCCGAACTCCCCTGCCCCTGCCAGGTCTGCCGGAGCCACACGGCCGAGGAACTGAAGAAGAGCCCAGACAGGGTGCGTCTCCTCGCCCTCCACAACCTCTATGTCACCCTCGCCGAGATCGCGAGGATCAGACAGGCGATCACAGACGGCACCCTCTGGGAACTCCTGGACCTCCGGTGCCGGAGCCACCCGCGCCTCCTCGAAGGCTACCGCGAGTTCCTGCGCCAGGCACAGGACCTGGAAGAGCAGGACAATGTCTCGAAGAGACGGTTCTTCTACCAGGGCTCGGAGAGTTGCATGCGGACCGAGGTCGTGCGCTACCACGCGATGGTCGAGCGCTTCACCCTCGGCCCCCGCGTCCTCGTCGCGATGGCCGGGAAGGCTCCGGGCGACTACGACGACATCCTCTTCTTCAAACCGCCCTTCGGGCCATACCCTGAGGGCCTCTCCGAGACCTTCCCGATCGGGCAGTCCGAGATCCCGTCCTGGGACGAGGATATGATGCGGGCCGGGTGCCGCGGCATCGCGCGCCTCATCGAGACCCACCCGGAGAGCACGGTATCCGTTCTCTGTCCGGTCGAATGGGCTGCGTTCGTGCGGGGCGAACTCCCCGGTGTGGAGGTGCTGAATGCCGACACAGTTTGA
- the arcS gene encoding archaeosine synthase subunit alpha, whose translation MPTQFEVRGRDGLGRSGLFSVNDSTYQTPLPLDMEEIYPELAALHHANVPLSADPEFAREYLVQPGGEAVIVHPALGGGESGQCAVVANWHTALANPRNMVGHLAALREKVPPDAAWYAPAAALPSNACFLVYLGFDLFDFTAVDLMTARGLFCTPEGEFPFAEIEEGSCSCAGCAQGDLGLHNRLALRAECATVRRFIAGGQLRELMEQRCRMDPNQVTALRLLDQEYHITEEAAPAARAVRLRANSAESMYRPEVKRFAERVIGRYVPPRNDVAVLLPCAVRKPYSSSQSHQRYIAAIAGRAHEVIITSPLGVVPREVEAVYPAGHYDVPVTGYWDHEECAFLSDILTRYLQAHPYGRVIAHLEGGALKVAEMAAEACGIEIECTCIGHPTSPASLRALDEALAGERKMRTTPVAGVLSWQFGEQVETKGMQVKGKPRRQAVFKGKTLLYNIDPGTGLYKPTFEGWEYLSGYRVQIDAFVPHGDVLAPGVMDADPAIRPGDEVLVAGPSALATGRAMMGASEMVRSHRGVAVKVRKVKCIER comes from the coding sequence ATGCCGACACAGTTTGAGGTGAGGGGACGGGACGGCCTTGGCCGTTCCGGTCTCTTCTCGGTGAACGACAGCACGTACCAGACGCCCCTCCCCCTCGACATGGAGGAGATCTACCCCGAACTCGCCGCTCTCCACCACGCGAACGTCCCCCTCTCTGCAGACCCGGAGTTTGCGCGGGAGTATCTCGTCCAGCCCGGCGGCGAGGCCGTCATCGTCCACCCCGCACTCGGCGGCGGCGAGTCGGGACAGTGCGCGGTCGTCGCCAACTGGCACACCGCCCTTGCCAACCCGCGGAACATGGTCGGCCACCTGGCCGCCCTCAGGGAGAAGGTCCCGCCGGACGCGGCATGGTATGCTCCGGCCGCGGCCCTGCCGTCGAATGCGTGCTTCCTTGTCTACCTGGGCTTCGACCTCTTCGACTTCACTGCCGTCGACCTCATGACCGCCCGCGGCCTCTTCTGCACCCCCGAAGGTGAGTTCCCATTCGCGGAGATCGAGGAAGGCTCATGCTCCTGCGCCGGGTGCGCACAGGGAGACCTCGGCCTCCACAACCGTCTCGCCCTCCGTGCCGAGTGCGCCACGGTGCGGCGGTTCATCGCCGGCGGGCAACTCAGGGAACTGATGGAGCAGCGCTGCCGGATGGACCCGAACCAGGTCACCGCCCTGCGTCTCCTCGACCAGGAGTATCATATCACCGAGGAGGCGGCGCCCGCGGCGCGTGCCGTCAGGCTGCGCGCGAACTCGGCCGAGTCGATGTACAGGCCCGAGGTGAAGCGTTTTGCCGAGCGGGTGATCGGGCGCTATGTCCCGCCGAGGAACGACGTCGCCGTCCTCCTCCCCTGTGCGGTGCGCAAACCCTACTCCTCGTCGCAGAGCCACCAGCGCTATATCGCCGCCATCGCCGGCCGCGCCCACGAGGTGATCATCACCTCGCCCCTGGGCGTCGTGCCGCGCGAGGTCGAGGCCGTCTACCCGGCAGGCCACTATGACGTCCCGGTGACCGGGTACTGGGACCACGAGGAGTGCGCCTTCCTCTCCGACATCCTTACCCGCTACCTGCAGGCGCACCCCTACGGGAGGGTGATCGCCCACCTCGAAGGCGGGGCGCTGAAGGTCGCGGAGATGGCGGCCGAGGCATGCGGGATCGAAATCGAGTGCACCTGCATCGGCCACCCGACGTCCCCCGCCTCCCTGCGCGCCCTCGACGAGGCCCTCGCCGGCGAGAGAAAGATGAGGACCACGCCAGTCGCCGGCGTCCTCTCCTGGCAGTTCGGCGAACAGGTCGAGACGAAAGGGATGCAGGTCAAGGGGAAACCCCGGCGGCAGGCGGTCTTCAAGGGGAAGACCCTTCTCTACAACATCGACCCCGGGACAGGCCTGTACAAGCCCACCTTCGAGGGCTGGGAGTATCTCAGCGGTTACCGCGTCCAGATCGACGCCTTCGTCCCGCACGGGGACGTGCTGGCGCCGGGCGTGATGGATGCCGACCCCGCGATCAGGCCGGGCGACGAGGTGCTCGTCGCCGGCCCCTCGGCCCTGGCGACCGGCCGGGCGATGATGGGTGCGTCGGAAATGGTCAGGTCCCACCGCGGCGTCGCTGTGAAAGTGCGTAAAGTAAAGTGCATCGAACGCTAA
- a CDS encoding sulfide/dihydroorotate dehydrogenase-like FAD/NAD-binding protein, with the protein MYLVEEATQLADKVFQMWIHAPQVARHARAGQFLVIRIDETGERIPITISAVKEDSVRVIFMTIGKTTEHLSTLKKGDAIRDVVGPLGTPSDIKKYGTVVVIGGGVGVASTPIIAREAKEAGNHVIGIIGARNKDLLILEDEMKEACDELFITTDDGSKGIHGFASTVLDQLLKERELGCVWIVGPAIMMKVTSGVTKPYGVKTFVSLNPIMVDGTGMCGSCRVTVGGETKFACVDGPEFDAHQVDFDGLMQRQRMYVDEEKEALEHFHHPHGGCGCCGGEH; encoded by the coding sequence TTGTATCTGGTTGAGGAGGCAACGCAGCTCGCAGATAAAGTGTTCCAGATGTGGATCCACGCGCCCCAGGTGGCGCGGCACGCCCGGGCCGGGCAGTTCCTGGTTATCAGGATCGACGAAACCGGTGAGAGGATCCCCATCACCATCTCGGCAGTGAAAGAGGACTCGGTACGGGTCATCTTTATGACCATCGGCAAGACCACCGAGCACCTTTCCACCCTGAAGAAGGGCGACGCCATCAGGGACGTCGTCGGGCCGCTCGGCACGCCGAGCGATATCAAAAAATACGGCACCGTCGTCGTCATCGGCGGCGGCGTGGGTGTCGCGAGCACCCCGATCATCGCCCGTGAGGCGAAGGAAGCCGGAAACCATGTCATCGGGATCATCGGGGCGAGGAACAAGGACCTCCTCATCCTCGAAGACGAGATGAAGGAGGCCTGCGACGAACTCTTCATCACCACCGACGACGGGAGCAAGGGCATCCACGGCTTCGCAAGCACTGTCCTCGACCAGCTCCTCAAGGAGCGGGAACTGGGCTGTGTCTGGATCGTCGGCCCGGCCATCATGATGAAGGTGACCTCGGGCGTGACAAAGCCGTACGGTGTCAAGACCTTTGTCTCCCTCAACCCGATCATGGTCGACGGCACAGGGATGTGCGGGTCGTGCCGGGTGACTGTCGGCGGGGAGACGAAGTTCGCCTGTGTCGACGGACCCGAGTTCGACGCCCACCAGGTCGACTTCGACGGCCTCATGCAGAGGCAGAGGATGTACGTCGACGAGGAGAAGGAGGCGCTCGAGCACTTCCACCACCCTCATGGCGGCTGCGGGTGCTGCGGGGGTGAGCACTGA